CTGACCTTCGTCGGCTACTTTTACCCGATCCGGGAACTGATCGCAGACCTGTTTACCTTGCAGGCCAATGGCTGGGCCTATTTCTGGGTGGCCTTTTTTACTGTCGCCACCTATCTGAACGCTGGCTGGATGCGTGAGCAGGTTTGCCTGTACATGTGTCCTTATGCCCGCTTCCAGTCCGTCATGTTTGACCCCAACACCCGCGTGGTCTCCTACGATCCAAACCGCGGCGAGCCACGGGGTGGCCGCAAAAAGGGCGTGGATCCGGCAGAGGCCGGCCTCGGCGATTGTATCGACTGTGGCCAGTGCGTCCAGGTATGCCCAACGGGTATCGATATCAGAGACGGGCTTCAGTACGAGTGTATCGGCTGTGCCCTTTGCATTGATGCCTGTGACGAAATCATGGATAAGATGAACTACCCGAGGGGCCTGATCCGCTATACCACGGAGAATGAACTCGAGGGTAAGACCTCGAAGCTCCTGCGGCCACGAACCTTTGGCTATGGTGCGGTCCTGTCGTTGATGGTTGCGGCCATTATTTTCACAATAGTCACCCGGGTACCGGCGCAAATGGATGCGCTCCGTGATCGCGGCGCCCTTTACAGTTTCAATGGCGAAGGTCGAATCGAGAACTCCTACACGCTGAAAATTGCCAATATGACAGAGGTTCCCCAGACCTTCACTCTCGCCGTGACCGGCCTGGAGGGGATCCGGATCCTGACTGATACCTCGGTAACCGTTGAAAGCGGGGAAAACCGCTCATTGCCGACCGTTGTCGATGTGCCTCCGGAATCCATTACCGAGTCCAACAACGATATCCTGTTCAGGGCGCAATCCGAGACGGATTCTTCGCTCAGCCTTGAAACTGAAAGCCGATTTGTCGGTCCAACGCGCTGATTTCTGATTGCGCGGACCTGACCGCATTAACGAGACACCGATTTATGACAACTGAAACACCCGTAGCACCCTGGTACCGCCAGCCCTGGTTCTGGTTCCTGCTGATATTCCCGGGCGCATCCATTATTTATTGCGCCGTTGCCATTACGATTGCTGTCAGCACTGAAAATGCAATGGTCACCGACGACTGGTCCAAGGAAGGCCGCGGTATCAATATGTCCATTGCCCGGGACCAGAAAGCTGTGGATCTGGGGATGGAAGCCCGGATCGATTTTCAGAACCGGAACATCACCGTGGATCTGAATACCGTTGACGGTCCGGCGGATTTCCCCTATCTGATTCTCAACCTGTTCCATCCAACGCTTTCGGACAAGGACCGCACAATCCAGTTCCAGCAGGTTGCCCCGGGACGATTTGCCGGAAAGCTCCATAACGATATTGACGGCCGCTGGTACTACGACCTCCGTGGTCCGGCCAACGAGTGGCGTCTCAAAGGAGAAGCCTGGCTGCCTTCCGAGAGCGGCATAACGGTCAAGGCCGGGGAGTCTGCCCAAGGTTGACCAGCCTGGATTGCTTTCACTGCGGTGAACCGGCAGATGGTGAGCCGCCCATTACCCTTGAGCTTGATGGCACAAATCGCCACTTCTGCTGCCAGGGCTGCAAGGCGGTTTGCCAGACCATCCACAGTGAGGGTCTGACCGGTTTTTATGATTTTCGGACAAAACCGGCTGTCACACCGAAGCAACTGACCGCAGCAGAATTGAACCGTATCAGGGAACTTGACCATCCCCTGATTCAGGAATCCTTTGTTGCCCCTGTCAAAGGGGCACAGGAAGCCCAGCTGCTGATTGGCGGGATTACCTGCGCGGCCTGCATCTGGCTGCTTGAAAACCACATGAAACAACAGCCCGGTGTTGTTTCCTTTTCGGTAAACCACACCACACAGAGAGCCCGGCTGGTCTGGTCCCCCGATCAGGCGCCGCTCAGCGACCTTCTGATTGCCATTCATGAGCTGGGTTATACAGCGCGCCCCTACCAGGCAGACGAGGCGGAACAGGCCCTTAAGGCCGAACACCGGTCCATGCTTATCAGGGTCGCCATCGCGGGCATAGGCTCTTTCCAGAGCATGATGCTGGCCTTTCCCCTGTACTTCGAGCTGGTCAACGATCTGTCGCCGGAGTTTGTAAGCTTCTTCCGGTGGTTCAGTTTGCTGGTTGCCACCCCCGTGGTTCTCTACAGCGCTGCCCCTTTTTTCCGAAACGCGCGCCGGGATATACGGAGCCGGCATCTGACCATGGATGTGCCGGTTGCCATTGCTATCGGGCTTGCCTACCTTGCCAGCGCCTGGGTAACCATTGTTGGCGGCGAGGAAGTCTACTTCGAGTCCGTATGCATGTTTACCTTCTTCCTGCTGCTCGGTCGTTATATTGAGGTGCAGGCCCGTTACCGCGCGGGGTTAACCGGAAACGCCCTTGCAGGTTTCCAGCCGACGGTTGCCACACGAGTCACCGGTGATGATACGGACATATTGCCGGCCCACC
This genomic stretch from Marinobacter salsuginis harbors:
- the ccoG gene encoding cytochrome c oxidase accessory protein CcoG → MSSEIPVKQVDPSSDPSDNNNKSGTVELYASRKKIYVKEVKGFFQRIRNVSLTLLMGMYFAFVWFTLDGQPLIHFDLPAREFHLYGATFYPKDFILLSGMLIICAFGLFFITTLFGRVWCGYTCPQTVWTFIFMWVEERIEGSRNKRMKLDKAPSSASKIAKKSAKHTVWLLIALATGLTFVGYFYPIRELIADLFTLQANGWAYFWVAFFTVATYLNAGWMREQVCLYMCPYARFQSVMFDPNTRVVSYDPNRGEPRGGRKKGVDPAEAGLGDCIDCGQCVQVCPTGIDIRDGLQYECIGCALCIDACDEIMDKMNYPRGLIRYTTENELEGKTSKLLRPRTFGYGAVLSLMVAAIIFTIVTRVPAQMDALRDRGALYSFNGEGRIENSYTLKIANMTEVPQTFTLAVTGLEGIRILTDTSVTVESGENRSLPTVVDVPPESITESNNDILFRAQSETDSSLSLETESRFVGPTR
- a CDS encoding FixH family protein, which translates into the protein MTTETPVAPWYRQPWFWFLLIFPGASIIYCAVAITIAVSTENAMVTDDWSKEGRGINMSIARDQKAVDLGMEARIDFQNRNITVDLNTVDGPADFPYLILNLFHPTLSDKDRTIQFQQVAPGRFAGKLHNDIDGRWYYDLRGPANEWRLKGEAWLPSESGITVKAGESAQG